The DNA sequence TTCTACCTATGCGCTTTTACAAAAAAAATTACCTTCTTTGATTATGAATATAGACTTCCCCAAGAAAATGTATTGGGAAGATCCGTCTATTAGGTATGCTCGTCCTATTCGATGGATTCTTGCATTATTTGGGACTCAAGTGGTCCCTTTTAACCTAGGTAGAATTCAATCCGGGAACTTTTCTTTTGGTCATTTTCAACTTAGTCCTACTTATATTGAAATCAAACATCCAAAATATTATCTTTCTAATTTGAAAAATCATTACGTCCTAGCAGATATAGAAGAAAGAAAACAACACATTAAAAAACAAATTAAAACTTTAGAACAACAAATAAAAGGATGTGTAATAGAGCAAAATAAAATACTTCCAGAAGTATTACATCTTACAGAATGGCCTACCTTAATGCTTGGATTTTTTGACGCTAAATTCTTAAAAATTCCTCAAGAAATACTTATTTCACAAATAATAAAACACCTTAAATATTTTCCTGTCACTGATCGTCATGATCAATTAATGAATGCTTTTATTATTACAATCGATAATCAACCCAACTCAATGATTCAACTCGGCAATGAAAAGGAACTTCTTTTCTATTTATCTAATAGAGCTATTCTTTATGAAAAAGAAGTTCATATTCCTCTTGAGTTAAGTTATTATAAACTACAAGAAATACGTTACCAGAAAAATTGTAAAAATCTTTGGGATAAAGTAGAAAGGCTAATTCTAATAGCAACAATATTTCATCAGTACTTAAAAGTTGCAGAATATACACACGTACAAAGAGCTGCTCTTTTAAGTAAGTCCGACCTTTGCTCTGCGCTTGTGAATGAGTTCCCTGATTTGCAAGGTATTATTGGTAAATATTACGCTCTAGCACAAAACGAACAACACCAAGTAGCAATAGCTCTTGAAGAACAATGGATGCCTAGATCAAAATGGGATGCTGCTCCTAAAACCCCTACCGGCATTATCTTAAGTCTATCGGATAAAATAGATGATCTGATTAGTTTCTATAGCACCTCCAAAGATCTTTATCCCTTACGCAAACAGGCAACAGGAATTATTCAAATCCTGCTAAAAAACAAAATGAGTTGTAACTTGCAAATTTTATTATTAAAAGCCTGTCAGGCATTCCCTATCACAAATAAAAAAAAAGCCACGCGAGCAATTATTTCTTTCATCAATACTCGCAAGAAATTGATTTTTGAAGAATTAGGCTTTAAAAAAGATGAAATTGATGCCATTACAAGGATAAACCCTTATGACCCTTTTGATCAATTATGTAGATTAAAAGCTTTTTGTAGCTTTCGCAAAGCTAAAAAAAGCTTCTCTTGCTTTGTTAAAATCTATAAACGCATTAAAGGATATACTCAAAATGATTCCCCTACTTTCCAGCAAAAGCTTATGATTGAACCCGCTGAGAGAAAAATTCTTCAAGAATATATTCAAATCCACAACCGATGGCCAAAACTTCTACAACAAAAACAATATCTAGAAGCATTCAAATTACTAGCAGAATTGCAAAATCCTTTAGAAAGATTTTTCAAGGCTATAATCATTTTTACGGATGACCTAGTTCTGCGTGGAAATAGAATCGCTCTTTTAAAGAAACTCATTAAGCTATTCGAATCCTTAATGGATTTCAGCAAATTCTAAGTCTTTAATCCTTGCTGAATTTATTAGAGAAAACCATACTAGTAGAAATTTAAGATATTTTAAGATGCATCTACCCATTTTTGACTTACATAACGATTTGCTTTCTTTTTTGATAGAACAAGAAAACAGATCTTTCTTAGACCCTCTTTCTCGTTGTTCTTATTTACAAATGAAACAAGGAGGCATAAAAACCCAAGTACTTGCCATTTTTACAAAAAAATCGTTAAATAGCATTGATTTAGCTCAAAAACAAAGTGAAAAACTACAGTGGCTATACAAGGAACATCCCTCTTACTTTTCTCCTATTTCTCAAAAAGCTCCACTAACAGCTATATCCACAATTGCAGCCTTTGAAGGCGCTTCTGGATTTGCAGATGAAGATGAGCCTCTGACCATGAGTTTACAAAGACTAGCTAATTACCAAAATAAAATTGGCCCTCTTCTCTATATTGGTATTACTTGGAATGAAGAAAATCGTTTTGGAGGAGGATCTGACACTTCTATTGGCCTAAAACCTGATGGGATTTATTTGCTAGAGTGGCTAAATAATCGTAAAATTGCCGTTGATTTAAGTCATGCGTCCGATGCTTTAGCTTATGATATTTTAACTAAAATTGATCAAAACAATTGGCGCATCCCCCTTATTGCTAGCCATTGTAATTTTCGCAAAGTTCACTTTGCTACTCGCAATCTTCCCGATGAGCTGGTACATGAGATCATTCATAGAAAAGGCCTTATCGGATTGAACTTTTTTGCTCCTTTTATTCATAAAGAAGATCCTAATGGTTTAATCCAACATATAGAATATGCGCTTACCCTCAACGCAAAAGAAGTTCTTTGCTTTGGTGCTGATTTTTTTTGTGATAAAGATGCTTCGAATCTACAAGCTAAATACCCAGGGCAATCTTTTTATCACGTTCCTTATGATACAGCTGAATGCTATCCTATTTTATTGGAAAAGTTAGCTGTAAAGTTAGAATTACCGATTTTGCAATCCATTGCTTACGAAAATGCTAGAACCTTTTTAGATACTCAGATTTTGGGAATGAGTACTTCTGGAACTTGATTTTTAAGAATATCAAACTGACGAGCTAGTTGAAGAGTTTCTTCTTCAGAATGCGTAACTGATTGAATCTCTATTCTAATTTGTTCTCTTTTTTGCATCCAATCCCTTAGGAGAATTTTACGCAAAACTTCTAGAAAACCTTCTTTTGTTTTATGTAGGTTGATTTTACGTTGTAAAAGTTCAGATAAAAGTTTTTGCTCTTCCGGATCATTTAATTTGCTGCCAATTGCTAAAAGATCGAAGCAATTTGATTGATGATCTGATAAGGATACATAAAGCTTCCAGGCACTTGGTACTCGGAAATGGTTCTGCTTTAAATTAGCTTTGGCAATACCGATGATCTCTGGATATTGAGAGCCTCCCATTAATAACCAACGCAATAAATCAAGCTCTAAAATGCGATCTCCATCTACCTCTTGTAAACATATCGACTCTTGCTTAGAGATAAATAGATCCGGCATACAAATCCGATCTATTCCAACACTAGCCTCTGGCACCTGTGCAATCTCAGCGAGTTTTTTTAAACTCTCATGTATTAGCACTGGTTGCTGCCAATGATTAATTTGATCCATTATTTGATTGACTACTTGATTTTTTTGCGAAGGAACTTGTAGATCATGATCTTTTGCTAAATAGAAAAATAAGAAATTTAAATAATCTGAACTAGTCTCTAAAAGATGAGCAAAATAGCTAGGTCCTTTTTCTCTGAGCAATAAATCAGGATCCTTTTCTTTTTCTAAAGCAACCACTCGAGTATCAATCCCATTTTTTTGAAATAGGTCTCCTATTTTTTTTGTTGCGGCTTGACCTGCTTCATCGGCATCTAAAGCTAGATAGATTTTCTTAATACCAAGCTGCAATAACTCCTTAACATGTTCTTCTCCAAAAGCTGTGCCTTGAGCTGCAACCACATAATCAAAACCTGTGTCAATTAATCGCAAAGCATCAATTTGTCCTTCTACGAGGATTGCGGTTTGCTGTTTTGCCATTCTTACACGACAATAACTCAATCCAAATAGCACACGAGATTTTTTAAATAAGATGGTTTCCGGAGAGTTAATATACTTCCCTCCAAATGTGCTTTGCCTATATTTACGGGCAGAAAAACCAATCACTGCACCCAAAGAATCCAGAATAGGGAAAGTAATTCTTTCGCTAAAAAAATCTCGTTTTTTTCCTCCAGACACTTTGATTAGACCAGCTTGTATCATGATGTCTTCTTCAATGCCACATGCCTGTAAATACTGGATCAATAAACTATAATGCTGCGGAGCATATCCTATTTGAAAACGACGAATAAACTGCAGAGATATCCCTCTTCCATATAAATAGTTAAGAGCTTCTATTCCTTCTTCTGTATGCAATAATAAATAATGATATAGCTCGCTTGCAGAAGCCAAGGCTGTTTTTAATGCAATTTTATTAGGGGTTTTTATATTTCCTTTTTCCTCTTCTTTTTCTAAATGGACTTGAAAACGCTCTGCAAGACTTTCTACCGCTTCGATAAATGACATTCTTACATGAGTCATTAAAAAAGAAATAGCATCTCCATGAGCTCCACATCCAAAACAATGGTAATGAGCACTGCCTTTTTGTATGATAAAAGAAGGAGTTCTTTCTTCATGAAAAGGACAGAGCGTTTTATAAGTAGATCCACTTCTTTGAAAAGTAAGGTGAGCTGACAATACTTCAAGTAAATCAATTTTATGACGAAGCATTTCTAAACTGTTTGTAGTAAATAAAGGCATAAGTTTTGTATGAAAAATTTAATTGCTTTTTTAAGCTTGTAGCAGTTGACTAAACCGCGTCAAGGTTTTCTATTTTACAAAAGAGTATAGGCTAAAATGCATTTTAAAACAGAGCTTTAGAAAAATATTTAAGATGATTTGAAAAAATTATTTTATTTAAAAATCAAATATCCTTTTATTTTTCTCAAAGTTGATAAAACAAATTCAAGAAGCTCTTAACACAGATTCACAAAACTCGAGATTTAAACAATTATATTCTAACTTTCTAGATCCCTATCATAAACTCTGATGGTATAAATTAAGAATTAAATAACAGATTTGATGAAGTTTAAACCTTATTTCTCAATAAAACCTTGCATTCTCAAACCTTAGCTTAGATAATAAAGAGCTTCAAGCGAGGTATTAGAAAATGAAAGAAGAAAAACCCTCCTCCATGATGGCTCAATGGCATCATTGTAAAAAACAAGCAGAAAATGCCTTATTGCTATTTCGCTTAGGGGATTTTTATGAGGCCTTTGAAAATGATGCTATTCTTTTGTCAAAACAACTGGGTATAACGCTAACTAAAAGACAAGACATTCCTATGGCAGGAATTCCTTTTCATGCAAGCGATGCTTATATTGATAAGCTTGTTGCAAAAGGGTATCGTATTGCTATTGCCGAACAATTAGAGGACCCGCAATCTGTTAAAGGAATCATAAAGCGAGAAGTCGTTAAGATCATTACTCCAGGAACAATTGTTCACTCTAATCTACTATCTGCAAAGTCCAACAATTTCCTCTGTTGTTTTATACAAATTAATGAAGCCTTTGGTCTTGCTGTACTCGATGTTACAACCTCTGAGTTTCGCGCTATGGAATTCGAAGATAAAAAGCAGTTATTTGATGAACTAAGCCGTATCCAACCTAAAGAGCTTTTGTTACCTAAAAAATGGATGACACAACACCCTGATTTCCTCGAAGAAATAGACCGTCAATTTAAACCAGCTATTCATGTAAAAGAAGCGTGGCATTTTGAACACAAACACGCTTGTGATGTGCTTCTGAGACATTTTAAAGTAAGTAGCTTAGATGGTTTTGGATTAACAGGTATGGTTGCTGCCATTAATGCAGCTGGAGCTGTTTTACATTATGTGCAAGATGAATTAAATCTTCCAATTCAACATATCAAGAGTATAAAAAAAGAACACTCTTCCTCCTATATGTTACTAGATCGAACCACTCAAAAACATCTAGAACTTTTTCAGTCGATTCAAGATATTCATTCCTCTCATACCTTGCTACAAGTTATTGATTATACCTTAACTCCCATGGGTGGACGCCTGCTCAGATACTGGCTTGCACACCCTTTATTGGATCTGAATGAAATACAGCAAAGACAAAAGGGTATTGAGGAGTTTTTATCCAAATGGCAGCTCAGCGAACAGATCTTTGAGTATTTAAAAGAAATTCGCGATTTAGAGCGTCTGATTATGCGAATCGAAACCGATTATGCAACCCCGCGCGATTTGGGAGTTTTTCGTCTCTCTTTAGAACAAATCTCACCCATTTTTCATATTTTGGAAAATCATTTTACTAGTCAATTCATTACTAAAAATAAAACAAATTTAAAAGATGTCTCCAACCTTGTGCAACTCTTACAAAAAGCGCTTATAGATACACCTCCTTTAAAATTGAAAGAGGCTGAAATATTTCGCGCAGGTTTTTCAGAAGAACTTGATCATTTACAATTCATCAAACAAGACTCGCATAATTGGATTGCTCAATATCAAACACAATTAAGACAAGAAACGCAAATCAAAAATCTCAAAGTAGGATATACAAAAGCTTTTGGCTTCTTTATCGAATTAAGTCGTGGAAAAACAGAAAAAATTCCTTCCTCTTTTCAAAGAAGACAAACCTTAGTGAATGCAGAGCGTTTTACAACTCTAGAATTAAAAGAATATGAGCATAAAATCCTTCATATCGAAGAACGTATTTATGCCTTAGAACATGCCTTATTTACGCAATTAAAAAAACAAATCGCAGAACATGCTTCTTCGATTTATCTCATTGCACGCGCCATTGCTGAAATCGATGTGATTTGTTCATTAGCACAGGCAGCTAAATTTCACAAATACATAAAACCTACTGTCAATTCTAGCGATCTGTTTCATATTGAAGAAGGGCGCCATCCCGTGATTGAAACCGTTATGAAAAAAGAATTATTTATATCTAATGATGTTCTTTTAAATGCTACAAGCCATCGATTACATTTAATTACAGGTCCCAATATGGCAGGTAAGTCCACATTTATCCGCCAGGTGGCTTTAATTGCCATTCTTGCACAAATGGGCAGTTTTGTTCCTGCTAAAAGGGCTACCATAGGTATTATCGATAAAGTTTTTAGTCGGATTGGAGCAAGTGATGACTTAGCAAGAGGGCTTTCGACTTTTATGGTGGAAATGACAGAAACCGCAAACATCCTCAACAACGCAACAGATCGTTCTTTGGTGATTTTGGATGAAATTGGTCGAGGGACTAGTACATATGACGGAATTTCTATCGCATGGTCTGTTGCAGAATATCTCTTAACTCAACCAGGCAAACAAGCTAAGACCCTATTTGCTACGCATTTCTGGGAGTTAACCGAATTAGAGCAAAAGATTCCTGGAGCCGTAAATTATAGCGTCTCTGCCCATGAATCTGAAAATAAAATCGTATTTTTGCATAAAGTCATAAGAGGAAGTACGGATAAAAGTTATGGCATTCACGTGGCTCGTTTAGCAGGATTGCCCTACTTTGTGCTTAAGCGCGCACAACAGATGTTAAAAGATCTAGAACAAACCTCTATAAAAATGGCTAAACCCAAAGCAGAAAAACAGCTCTGTCTTTTTATGAATTCAGAGATAGAAAATAAACCAGATATTTTAGGAGAATTGAAGGAAATCGATCCAAATAATCTCACTCCTTTAGCTGCTCTACAAAAACTTATCGATTGGAAAGAGAGAACAAAATAATGGTTTTTGATCCTAAACAACTTGATGCATTTCCTATGCAATCTGGAGTCTATCTGATGAAAGACAAAGCAGACAGGGTAATCTATGTTGGGAAAGCTAAATTACTTAAAAACCGCTTAAAACAATATTTCTCTCTTAGCGATACCAGAACCATGATTCCGCTTTTAATCGCACAAATCGCACACATTGATACGATTGTAGTTTTTTCTGAAAAAGAAGCTCTGCTTTTAGAAAATACTTTGATCAAACAACACAAGCCTAAATTTAATGTACTACTCAAAGATGATAAAACCTTTATCAGCCTATGCATCAATGTAGATCATCCATGGCCTATGCTGCGCCTTATGCGTTATAAAGGATCTATAAAAGATAAAAACCTTTATTTTGGACCTTATACAAGCGCTATTGCAGCAAGAGAAATCTACGAATTATTAAACAAATTATTCCTTTTGCGTCAATGTTCAGATAATGAGCTTAAAAAACGTACTAGACCTTGTCTACTTTATGAGATGAACCGCTGTCTTGCTCCTTGTGTTGGTTTATGCACTAAGGAGCAATATGATCAGCAAGTAGAAAACGTAATCTACTTTCTAAAAGGAAAAAATCAAGACATTCTTCCTAAGCTCTATGTACAAATGCAACAAGCTTCTGATCATCTGCAATTTGAAAAGGCTGCTTCTCTACTTAAAACCATTCGCCATCTCGAACATGTTTTACAATCCCCTTCTGCTAACTATCATATAAAGTCTATCGATGCTATAGGGATCCATCGCCAAGCAGATGAAACCATCCTGTTTCTTCTATTTTTGCGCCAAGGAAAATTAACCGGATCTATGCATTACGCATTTTCTAATGTTATTGAAGATGATGATGAATTGCTCGCTTCTTTCATTCTGCAGCATTATCAAAATAATAAAAATCCTCCACAAGAAATCCTAGTCCCCATTCAACCTTCTTTAGCTTTGACAGAAATTCTCAAAAGCACCTGTAAAATCCAATTGCTCTTTCCCAAAAAAGGAGAAAAACGGACTTTGTTAAAATTAGCACAAGAAAATGCTAAAAGCACTTTTAAACAGGAAAAAGATGAAAAACTCCTTAAAGAAAAAATGTTGCTTGATCTACAAGACACCTTGCAGCTCAATCGCTATCCTAAAAGAATTGAGTGTTTTGATACCTCTCACTTAGCAGGTAGTGATTCGGTAGCATCTGTGATCGCTTTTACAGATGGAATTAAAGATACTAAACATACCAGACTTTATAAAATCAAAATCCAGCATACAGGAGATGACTACACCTCTATGCAAGAAACCCTTTTTCGCCATCTATCCCGTGCTAAAGCAGCAGATGACCTTCCTGACTTAATCATCCTTGATGGAGGGAAAGGGCATTTAACCGTAGCACTTGAGGTATTTAAAAAGCTCGATATAGCTTCCATAGATTTAATTGCATTAGCTAAAGAAGCCTCTCGTCATGATAAAGGAATGAGTCAGGAAAAAGTCTATCTTCCTTATAACCACGACCCCATATTACTTAATCCCCGATCCTTTTTGTTACAACTTTTACAAAAAATTCGCGACGAGAGCCATCGTAAAACAATTACTTTTCATCAAAAAAGACGTAAAAAAAGACTCATTTCTAGTACATTAGATAACATCCCCGGCATTGGCCCTATCAAAAAAAAACGACTTCTTACCCATTTTGGCAGTATAGAAAGAATTAAAAAAGCTTCTATCCAAGATCTTCTGCAAATCAAAGGAATTACCCAATCTGATGTAGATGCATTACAAAAAGCTTTAAATCTCTAATACACTAGAAATTGACTACTGAAGGTTCTTCTAAGACGTGTTTCTTTAAATCTTCTATTTGTTCTTTAGATAGATCGGATGATCGAGCAATTACATCCATTTCAACTCCGTTTTGTAATAGACGTTTTGCTAGATCTATTTTAAATTCAAACCACTATATGTTATCAATCATTCATTGTATAATAAATTGACTTTAGTAATCCATTTATTTTGACTTTAATTAGTAATTAGACGTCCTTTTGCATTTATTGCAAACCTTCATTTTAGATTTTCTATTTCTTAGAGAGCTTGTGCTTATTTCCTTTGCCCCTTGCATCTACTAAACTTTAGTCATACTGATAAAATGCAGATAGAGTTTTTAAAATAAGCCTTTAAATTTCACTGCATAAAAACTCTTGAATAGCCTGAAAATAGGCTAATGCGACTTCTTTTAAACGAGAAGAACAAGGATATCCTTGAATTTCTGTATCCAAACGAGAAAGTCTTAATGCTTCCTCTAAATTGTTTTGCACAAGAGACTCTCCATAGCAAAGAGGCCCATGTACAAGCCTTGTAAGAGCTAAATTACGAGCATAAACCCCTTTTTCTACTTCAATACTCGCTGTCTCTAAGTAATGAGCACCGTCTGATGGAGTAACAGTGGGTATTTGAAGATGCTCATTGAATTTTTTTAAAACTATCTTAGAAAATTGTCTAGATAGAGAAAAATCGGAAGTAACTAATAAACGCAGGAATTCATAACGAGCTTTTTTTTCTTTTAATTCTCCATCACCAAAAGATCCTGGAATAAATACCATATTAAAATTTTTATCTGTAGTGGAAGTATGCTTCTCTCCTTTAGAATCATGCGCGTTATAGTGAATGATTACTGTGAGATCTGGTTTAAAAGCATTAATTTTTTCTGCACGAGCATATAAATCCACTCCATTATAAATGCTGCGAAAAAGCTGTGTTAATGTTTTTTGTGTTAGCCATAAATCTGGATGTGTTTGTAGAAATTGAAAGAAATTTTGAGAAAGAGCTCCCTCTGCCTTTCTTGCTCTCGTTAGAAAAACCTCTGCTCCTTCTTTTTCTAACAGCTCTTTTAAATAAAGAGCTGTTAGAAAAGTTAAATCCCCTTCATTAAAAGCAATTAACTCTTTCTGGGAACTAATTTCTACAAATCTTTGTTCTAAATGAGAATACTCACTCCCAAAATGTCCTGGATCAATAGCAATTTTGCAATTATTTAATCTTTTTTTTAAAGTTTGCAAAACATCAGATAAACCTAATACTAGACGGTACTCTTCTTGGTTTTTTTGTTTTTTTTCTAGAGAAGCATATATAGTAAAAGTGTCATCATTAAGTAAAAAGTAGTTTTGCGCTTCTTTGGTTTTAATTAAGTATTTTAGTTTGTTCTTTATTTCTTGTTTGCTAACTTTTCCTTGATAAGAATCAAAATCTTGAAAAGAGAAAGAATACGTAAAACAAGGAAAAAGAAGAGCAGTTAAATACAGGATAACCTTATTCATGATAATTTCCTTAAATAAGTAATCTCTAGAAATAAAAGCTTTTGATGACCTAGATAACAAGAGAAAAGGTCTAATAAATCCTTTTCGACTTGCTCAAAAACTTGAGTATTATTTATCCGTTTAAGCAAATCCAGGACAATTGTAATTTCATTATGTCTATTTAAGCAAATTTTTATTGTTGGGTTTTGTGAAGGGAACACTTGATGGACGTAGCATTCAACATAACTGCGTAAAATGGACGTAT is a window from the Candidatus Rhabdochlamydia porcellionis genome containing:
- the glyS gene encoding glycine--tRNA ligase subunit beta; protein product: MLTFEQIIERLNTFWIKQNCIIHQGYDLEVGAGIFNPAIFLRCLGKEPHRAAYVESCRRPKNARDLNRLQMSHQYQVIIKPPPTDTRTLYLQSLFALNLDIKKYDIRFVHNDWEISSLGISGLGWKVWCNGMEITQFTYLQTVGDIALKPISVEITYDLEKLALFLQNKTAIFDIQYNHLFTFRDLFLQNEVEWSHYHLTEASVPMWLRHFSDYEQEIKNLVKNNLPIPAYDFVIKASHAFNLLDARGAICFAQRNHYIRKIRDLTHLVAKAILSKQTCLSPSLISTKFITQKNPCFNPKNTRDLLLEIGSEQLPASFVPIGCLYLENAMRNLLETSGLEFEELQIFGTPQRLSILVKNLVEGTESVEEQIKGPSITVAFDKKGNLTKEGKGFLQTCNIAFCTLTEVLQEEIQNLYFIPMGGVQYLIATVYVKGSSTYALLQKKLPSLIMNIDFPKKMYWEDPSIRYARPIRWILALFGTQVVPFNLGRIQSGNFSFGHFQLSPTYIEIKHPKYYLSNLKNHYVLADIEERKQHIKKQIKTLEQQIKGCVIEQNKILPEVLHLTEWPTLMLGFFDAKFLKIPQEILISQIIKHLKYFPVTDRHDQLMNAFIITIDNQPNSMIQLGNEKELLFYLSNRAILYEKEVHIPLELSYYKLQEIRYQKNCKNLWDKVERLILIATIFHQYLKVAEYTHVQRAALLSKSDLCSALVNEFPDLQGIIGKYYALAQNEQHQVAIALEEQWMPRSKWDAAPKTPTGIILSLSDKIDDLISFYSTSKDLYPLRKQATGIIQILLKNKMSCNLQILLLKACQAFPITNKKKATRAIISFINTRKKLIFEELGFKKDEIDAITRINPYDPFDQLCRLKAFCSFRKAKKSFSCFVKIYKRIKGYTQNDSPTFQQKLMIEPAERKILQEYIQIHNRWPKLLQQKQYLEAFKLLAELQNPLERFFKAIIIFTDDLVLRGNRIALLKKLIKLFESLMDFSKF
- a CDS encoding dipeptidase, yielding MHLPIFDLHNDLLSFLIEQENRSFLDPLSRCSYLQMKQGGIKTQVLAIFTKKSLNSIDLAQKQSEKLQWLYKEHPSYFSPISQKAPLTAISTIAAFEGASGFADEDEPLTMSLQRLANYQNKIGPLLYIGITWNEENRFGGGSDTSIGLKPDGIYLLEWLNNRKIAVDLSHASDALAYDILTKIDQNNWRIPLIASHCNFRKVHFATRNLPDELVHEIIHRKGLIGLNFFAPFIHKEDPNGLIQHIEYALTLNAKEVLCFGADFFCDKDASNLQAKYPGQSFYHVPYDTAECYPILLEKLAVKLELPILQSIAYENARTFLDTQILGMSTSGT
- the dnaG gene encoding DNA primase; this encodes MPLFTTNSLEMLRHKIDLLEVLSAHLTFQRSGSTYKTLCPFHEERTPSFIIQKGSAHYHCFGCGAHGDAISFLMTHVRMSFIEAVESLAERFQVHLEKEEEKGNIKTPNKIALKTALASASELYHYLLLHTEEGIEALNYLYGRGISLQFIRRFQIGYAPQHYSLLIQYLQACGIEEDIMIQAGLIKVSGGKKRDFFSERITFPILDSLGAVIGFSARKYRQSTFGGKYINSPETILFKKSRVLFGLSYCRVRMAKQQTAILVEGQIDALRLIDTGFDYVVAAQGTAFGEEHVKELLQLGIKKIYLALDADEAGQAATKKIGDLFQKNGIDTRVVALEKEKDPDLLLREKGPSYFAHLLETSSDYLNFLFFYLAKDHDLQVPSQKNQVVNQIMDQINHWQQPVLIHESLKKLAEIAQVPEASVGIDRICMPDLFISKQESICLQEVDGDRILELDLLRWLLMGGSQYPEIIGIAKANLKQNHFRVPSAWKLYVSLSDHQSNCFDLLAIGSKLNDPEEQKLLSELLQRKINLHKTKEGFLEVLRKILLRDWMQKREQIRIEIQSVTHSEEETLQLARQFDILKNQVPEVLIPKI
- the mutS gene encoding DNA mismatch repair protein MutS, whose protein sequence is MKEEKPSSMMAQWHHCKKQAENALLLFRLGDFYEAFENDAILLSKQLGITLTKRQDIPMAGIPFHASDAYIDKLVAKGYRIAIAEQLEDPQSVKGIIKREVVKIITPGTIVHSNLLSAKSNNFLCCFIQINEAFGLAVLDVTTSEFRAMEFEDKKQLFDELSRIQPKELLLPKKWMTQHPDFLEEIDRQFKPAIHVKEAWHFEHKHACDVLLRHFKVSSLDGFGLTGMVAAINAAGAVLHYVQDELNLPIQHIKSIKKEHSSSYMLLDRTTQKHLELFQSIQDIHSSHTLLQVIDYTLTPMGGRLLRYWLAHPLLDLNEIQQRQKGIEEFLSKWQLSEQIFEYLKEIRDLERLIMRIETDYATPRDLGVFRLSLEQISPIFHILENHFTSQFITKNKTNLKDVSNLVQLLQKALIDTPPLKLKEAEIFRAGFSEELDHLQFIKQDSHNWIAQYQTQLRQETQIKNLKVGYTKAFGFFIELSRGKTEKIPSSFQRRQTLVNAERFTTLELKEYEHKILHIEERIYALEHALFTQLKKQIAEHASSIYLIARAIAEIDVICSLAQAAKFHKYIKPTVNSSDLFHIEEGRHPVIETVMKKELFISNDVLLNATSHRLHLITGPNMAGKSTFIRQVALIAILAQMGSFVPAKRATIGIIDKVFSRIGASDDLARGLSTFMVEMTETANILNNATDRSLVILDEIGRGTSTYDGISIAWSVAEYLLTQPGKQAKTLFATHFWELTELEQKIPGAVNYSVSAHESENKIVFLHKVIRGSTDKSYGIHVARLAGLPYFVLKRAQQMLKDLEQTSIKMAKPKAEKQLCLFMNSEIENKPDILGELKEIDPNNLTPLAALQKLIDWKERTK
- the uvrC gene encoding excinuclease ABC subunit UvrC, coding for MVFDPKQLDAFPMQSGVYLMKDKADRVIYVGKAKLLKNRLKQYFSLSDTRTMIPLLIAQIAHIDTIVVFSEKEALLLENTLIKQHKPKFNVLLKDDKTFISLCINVDHPWPMLRLMRYKGSIKDKNLYFGPYTSAIAAREIYELLNKLFLLRQCSDNELKKRTRPCLLYEMNRCLAPCVGLCTKEQYDQQVENVIYFLKGKNQDILPKLYVQMQQASDHLQFEKAASLLKTIRHLEHVLQSPSANYHIKSIDAIGIHRQADETILFLLFLRQGKLTGSMHYAFSNVIEDDDELLASFILQHYQNNKNPPQEILVPIQPSLALTEILKSTCKIQLLFPKKGEKRTLLKLAQENAKSTFKQEKDEKLLKEKMLLDLQDTLQLNRYPKRIECFDTSHLAGSDSVASVIAFTDGIKDTKHTRLYKIKIQHTGDDYTSMQETLFRHLSRAKAADDLPDLIILDGGKGHLTVALEVFKKLDIASIDLIALAKEASRHDKGMSQEKVYLPYNHDPILLNPRSFLLQLLQKIRDESHRKTITFHQKRRKKRLISSTLDNIPGIGPIKKKRLLTHFGSIERIKKASIQDLLQIKGITQSDVDALQKALNL
- a CDS encoding N-acetylmuramoyl-L-alanine amidase family protein codes for the protein MNKVILYLTALLFPCFTYSFSFQDFDSYQGKVSKQEIKNKLKYLIKTKEAQNYFLLNDDTFTIYASLEKKQKNQEEYRLVLGLSDVLQTLKKRLNNCKIAIDPGHFGSEYSHLEQRFVEISSQKELIAFNEGDLTFLTALYLKELLEKEGAEVFLTRARKAEGALSQNFFQFLQTHPDLWLTQKTLTQLFRSIYNGVDLYARAEKINAFKPDLTVIIHYNAHDSKGEKHTSTTDKNFNMVFIPGSFGDGELKEKKARYEFLRLLVTSDFSLSRQFSKIVLKKFNEHLQIPTVTPSDGAHYLETASIEVEKGVYARNLALTRLVHGPLCYGESLVQNNLEEALRLSRLDTEIQGYPCSSRLKEVALAYFQAIQEFLCSEI